One genomic region from Gossypium hirsutum isolate 1008001.06 chromosome D13, Gossypium_hirsutum_v2.1, whole genome shotgun sequence encodes:
- the LOC107919202 gene encoding F-box/FBD/LRR-repeat protein At5g56420-like has protein sequence MAIKRKQGFANAENLKTRDVKARRIDEEDLANRLSELPVNVILHIISSLPMKEAVRTCLLSTRWKDLFTSISNIELDGVLRKRALRNRFMEFVDGFLSLRKDISVDRFRLCYGPGIDHRKINEWIQYAVRHGVRELDLIFQSGTFETRHFTDLEFGVFTCKTVLTLRLFNVPSLVLTIPTHCCLPNLKGLHLTFLKFSDDESIRRLISSCNSLEELLVQSCELSNLNKLSVCHPTFKRLTISGGYIAPI, from the exons ATGGCCATCAAAAGAAAACAAGGTTTCGCTAATGCTGAAAACCTAAAAACCAG GGACGTAAAAGCCAGAAGAATAGACGAGGAAGACCTAGCCAACAGACTCAGTGAGTTACCGGTCAATGTTATTTTGCACATCATCTCATCGCTTCCGATGAAAGAAGCAGTTCGAACATGCCTTCTGTCAACCAGATGGAAGGATCTTTTTACTTCCATATCCAATATTGAGCTTGATGGAGTTCTAAGGAAGAGGGCTTTACGTAATAGATTCATGGAATTTGTGGATGGATTTCTGTCCTTGCGTAAGGATATCAGTGTGGATAGATTTCGCCTCTGCTATGGACCCGGAATTGATCATCGCAAGATCAATGAATGGATACAGTATGCAGTAAGGCATGGCGTTAGAGAACTTGACTTGATCTTTCAAAGTGGAACCTTCGAAACAAGACATTTCACTGACCTGGAATTCGGGGTTTTCACTTGTAAAACAGTGCTCACATTGAGATTATTCAACGTTCCAAGTCTTGTCCTGACTATTCCCACCCATTGTTGTCTGCCGAATCTCAAAGGTCTCCATCTTACTTTTCTGAAATTCTCTGATGATGAATCCATTAGAAGGCTAATTTCCAGCTGCAATTCGCTGGAGGAATTGCTTGTTCAATCATGTGAACTCAGCAACCTAAACAAACTCAGTGTTTGCCATCCTACATTTAAGAGGCTAACCATAAGTGGTGGTTATATTGCCCCAATTTGA
- the LOC107919201 gene encoding aspartic proteinase nepenthesin-1: MSLSLGFLNAKLFFCLCVTFLKHHFTFSASNPTGLTLRAALDDSSGSPLYLIENLTIAERTERLIKVTNARANYLSLVSNCDARIHPDNIPMPISREGLFYVVEFAIGSQHHKVKLLMDTGGGLIWTQCVPCKTCFPQNLPIFNPSASATYARLPCDHPLCKGPGDRYTCFDGFCVYNVHYTGGASTRGTASMETFHFSIYQSEIESFKNVIFGCSDDSSDIFFKNTDISGIFGLSMSPDSMMMQFSSFIHSRFSYCLVPFADAIPRPLVLRFGEDIPQLPPDVRTTSFVQSPTNHFYYLELWGISVAGHRLPFSQSTFQYRANGKGGCFIDSGALFTQIDAGTVGINAYAAVMQVFASYYESKSLRRTASRGFELCYERPPNYDDFASLTFHFNGADYTVAGEYVNLISPDIFCVAIIKGTYATMLGAWQQQNKRLIYDVGMGALQFADENCVNDIS; the protein is encoded by the coding sequence atgtctttaTCCCTTGGTTTCCTCAATGCTAAATTGTTCTTTTGCCTCTGTGTAACATTTTTGAAACACCATTTCACATTTTCTGCTTCAAATCCTACTGGCCTAACCCTAAGGGCTGCCCTGGATGATTCTTCAGGCTCCCCTTTATACCTTATTGAAAACCTGACTATAGCTGAAAGAACCGAAAGATTGATAAAAGTTACAAATGCTAGAGCCAATTATTTGAGCCTAGTTTCGAATTGTGATGCAAGGATACACCCTGATAATATTCCAATGCCCATATCACGAGAGGGTTTATTCTATGTTGTGGAGTTTGCAATAGGAAGCCAACACCACAAAGTGAAGTTATTGATGGACACTGGTGGTGGATTAATTTGGACCCAATGTGTACCTTGCAAAACTTGTTTCCCACAAAACCTTCCAATATTTAATCCTAGTGCTTCCGCCACTTACGCCAGACTTCCTTGTGACCATCCTCTCTGCAAAGGCCCCGGTGATCGTTACACTTGTTTTGATGGCTTTTGTGTCTACAATGTTCACTATACCGGTGGCGCCTCTACTAGGGGCACTGCGTCCATGGAAACATTCCATTTCTCTATCTATCAATCTGAAATTGAAAGTTTCAAAAATGTCATCTTCGGTTGCTCTGACGATAGTAGTGACATTTTTTTCAAGAACACTGATATTTCAGGGATCTTTGGATTGAGCATGTCCCCGGATTCAATGATGATGCAATTTTCGTCTTTCATTCATTCTCGATTCTCATACTGTTTGGTCCCTTTCGCTGATGCCATACCTCGTCCACTTGTTCTAAGGTTCGGGGAAGACATTCCACAGTTGCCTCCAGATGTTCGAACAACATCGTTCGTGCAATCACCTACCAACCATTTTTACTACTTGGAGTTGTGGGGTATAAGTGTTGCAGGTCATCGTTTACCGTTTTCTCAATCTACTTTTCAGTATAGGGCAAACGGGAAAGGTGGTTGCTTCATAGACTCTGGAGCTTTATTCACTCAAATCGATGCCGGCACAGTTGGAATCAATGCATACGCGGCAGTAATGCAAGTGTTTGCATCATATTATGAGTCCAAAAGTCTTAGAAGAACAGCATCACGAGGATTTGAGCTATGTTATGAACGTCCACCAAATTATGATGATTTTGCTTCCTTAACATTCCATTTTAATGGAGCCGATTACACCGTTGCTGGAGAATATGTGAATCTTATCAGCCCAGATATTTTCTGCGTAGCAATAATAAAGGGAACTTACGCAACTATGCTTGGAGCCTGGCAGCAACAAAACAAACGTCTCATTTATGATGTAGGGATGGGTGCACTCCAATTTGCTGATGAAAATTGTGTCAATGATATTTCatga